The DNA window TCCCTTAGGTCCTTCTTCAAGGAGGATGTTCCTCTCCGAGTGAGAGGGTTTCATTTGGCAGACGTttttgaggaagaggaggacagggGCGTAAAGCACGTTGGCGAGCCCCATGCCCAGGTTGAGCTGCGCGAAGCCCATGGTGTGCACAATCTGCCCAGCCACGATGGGCCCCAGGGCGTACGCCACGGAGTAGGAGATGTCTGCGATGGCGTAGACGCTGCCATAGACGGAGACGTGGCGCACGTCCACCAGGAAGGccagggtgggcagcagggcCGTGTCCACCAGGGCGATGCCGAAGCAGATGCCGCAGAGGGGAACAATGACCTGCCCGAAATTCCTGCAGGCTGGCACCAGGCAGGAGCTGGCGCCGATGATGGCCATGCCCAGGGCCCCGTAAAACCACTGGAGGTGGGGGTACGCGGCGGCCAGCCGGACGGTGACGTAGACGCCCAGCACGTGGGGGAAGAAGGCGGGCAGCCAGGTGAGGCCCACCTCCCACTCGCTGGCCCCCATGGACTCCTTCATCCAGTTGGCGATGGTGGGCTCCAGGAAGGCCAGGGGGATGTTGCAGGTGGCCAGGGCCCCCGCCACCACGGCGACGTAGGGGTCGACCATGAGGCGGTGGATGGGGGTGCCGACGGGCATGTTGGCCCGCGCCCCGGTGGCGCAGGGCGGcgccagggccagcagcagcagcccgtCGAGGAGGCAGACGCAGGCCAGCACCAGGAAGGGCACCCGCTTGCCGGCGAACTCGTAGAGGACGCCGCCGAAGGGGGGGGCGGCCAGGCTGCCGAAGGAGATGCAGGCCAGCGCCGTGCCCAGGGCGCGGCTCCGCGCCGGCTCCTCGGCGTAGCGGTCGGCGATGAGGGCGATGCCGGCGGTGTCGGCGAAGGCCGAGCCCAGCCCCTGCAGGCTGCGCGCCGCGAACAGCGTCGCGTAGTTCTCCGCGAAGGCGAAGGTGGCGGTAGAGAGGAAGAGGACGGCCAGCCCGG is part of the Strix uralensis isolate ZFMK-TIS-50842 chromosome 7, bStrUra1, whole genome shotgun sequence genome and encodes:
- the SLC18A3 gene encoding vesicular acetylcholine transporter translates to MEEAGGAGRARAAVARLSEAVGERRRRLGSAMGEARRQRRLLLLVVCVALLLDNMLYMVIVPIIPDYIEAMRGGGGAAGPSAPAGGNETGGGGGGNRSLLPARYPPASGGNEDVQIGVLFASKAMLQLLVNPLSGTLIDRVGYEAPLLAGLAVLFLSTATFAFAENYATLFAARSLQGLGSAFADTAGIALIADRYAEEPARSRALGTALACISFGSLAAPPFGGVLYEFAGKRVPFLVLACVCLLDGLLLLALAPPCATGARANMPVGTPIHRLMVDPYVAVVAGALATCNIPLAFLEPTIANWMKESMGASEWEVGLTWLPAFFPHVLGVYVTVRLAAAYPHLQWFYGALGMAIIGASSCLVPACRNFGQVIVPLCGICFGIALVDTALLPTLAFLVDVRHVSVYGSVYAIADISYSVAYALGPIVAGQIVHTMGFAQLNLGMGLANVLYAPVLLFLKNVCQMKPSHSERNILLEEGPKGLYDTIKMEERKGMGKSLRPAGDTEENGVDSYRRDLTGVSEEDSSDYEYS